The DNA sequence TCTATCCTTTGCACTTTCTTAGCACCCGTTTTGTAACATTTCTGCTATAATATGTATGAGGTGATAAGGATGGCTTATAGCGGTATGTTAAAAAACGAGGATACTGAACTAATCCAAAAGCTACAATCTGAAAACACACTTTTGCTAGAAGAAAATCGGAAATTAAATGACACTATTAGCTGGATGCATGACACCATCTGGCATTTAATACGCACCCGTCATACTGACCGTTAACCCCCCTATGCAGGCTTTCAGCCTGCTTTTTCATATTCTAGGAAAGGCCTTGTTACATTAAAGTGTGAAAGTGAATAACTTTCCTAGAATATAAAAATTCATTTTTAATAACACTATGCTTCTTCTCTTTTCCGCACCAGAATAATCTTTGTAATTCCATTACTGGAATCATCTTTTCTAGTCTGAAGTTCCGGAAAAGATTCTATCATTTTTCCAAACTTTGTATACCCATAATTACGAAAATCAAAATCAGAATAGGTCTTCTGTATCATATTTCCAAGTTCAGATAGATACATCCACCCGTCTTCGTCTGAATTTTCATCCAATAAAGAAAAAATGGTTGCTTTTATAGCTTTTAAATTCGTGATAGGCTCTGCTATTGGTGCCTCCGATACATTTTCCGGCTCACTACTTACTACTTTTATCCGATTTCTTTTTGGCATATATTTTGGTGTTGGTCTCTTCTTCTGCTCTACCGCATTCTCGTATAAGACATCCAGCGTTTTAAACTGTTCACAGGCACGCACAAAGGGCGTAGGGGTCTTGCTCTCTCCCATTCCTACTACATGTTTGCCAGATTCTCTCAAACGCATTGCCAATTTAGTAAAATCACTGTCTGAAGACACCAAAATAAAGCCATCTACATTGTCAGTATACAAAATATCCATTGCATCAATAATAAGCGCAGCATCAGAAGAATTCTTTCTTGTGGTATAGCTGTACTGCTGAATTGGAGAAAGTGCATTATTCAGTAAGCACTCCTTCCACGAATTTTTCAAATTTGATGTCCAGTCTCCGTAGATTCTTCGAATTGTTACATTTCCAAAAGATTGTGCTTCCTTCGTTACAATATCAATATATTTTGATGATACATTATCTGCATCGATTAATAATGCATATCGCTTTTCTTCTTCCATATAATCCCCTTTCTTCGCATATAGAGATAGTATACCACAATCTTTCAGATATTGGATAGACACTTTGGAACATTTTTCCCATTTCTTTACCTGTAAAACTAAAATATGCAGTAATATGTCCTATTTTTCCGCATAAAATATGATAGGAGCAATATAATGTTTTCCCATTGAAAAAGGGGGCGCGCTATGTTTAATACATATGAGGTATTGACGCTTTTATTCCTATTTGGAGGTTTTATATTTGAACTACTTGAATATATCCAAAAAAAGGGAAAATAGAGGCCATTTTACACGCTGCACTCTTTTCTTGGGTGCAGCGCATGTACCTCATATACTGCTCCTGTCACGTTTTTGTTTTATTTGTATATTCTATGGAAGAGGTGATATTATGACTTCCTGCGAATTAGTTACTTTTGTTTCTTCTCTGGCATGTGCCATTTCAAAATCTTGTAACAAAGATGAACTTTCTGTTCTGGCAACCGTTTTTACACAACTTGGGGATTCTCTTGAGACGATTCTGGCACATGAAGCAGTGTGTATGAGAGATGATTCAGAATAAAAAAAGCCTATGATAACAGTATTTATATTGTTACCATAGGCATAATATCATTACATTTAATTCATTAATTACTTTCTTCTATTTGGCTCAAAATATCTTCGATTACCCTCAAAGTCATACGCATCAGAAATGGAGCATCTTGTAAATCACAACTAAAAGTCAAAAACAATTCCCTGCCTTCCATATTCATTATAGAAACTATATTGTATAAGTCTCGTGCAGGTGCGTTTGACTTGAACGTTAATATAGCAGCATTATGTGCCTTTCCCTTTTTCTCCAACAGCTCACCCATAACAAATCCTGGAGCCATACGCGCATAACTACTTTGATACTCTGCAATCCTCTTGCCAACCTGCTCTTTTTCCAATTCATTATTGTTTTTTACAATACCTAAAACTGCTTTTTTCTCCGGTTCTATAAATACACAATCAAATGTAATATTATTATAATACGTTCGGACTTCTTCTTCTGTCATAGTCCTGAATTCATCCGGCAATCTCACATTTATACCTTCATATAATATCTTTTCCATTCTATTTACTTGCCTCACAATCAGAGTCATCATATGTTAAACTTGCATCACTACTTCCGCTCTTTACTAACTTTCCTGTATCTGAATTGTAAATGTTGATAGCCACTCTCCAATCATCACTTCCTACACCTGAAAACAATTGGTAAGAGGCACATAACCATTCAGCATAAACAACATAACTTCCTGCTTTATCCCACGGAAGTTCCTGATTATAATAAACATCCACCTGCGTATATGAATCATTATGTTCTAAACGATAATTCTCGTCATATCCCTTTAACTGTTCTTGTAATTCTTCCAGCAATTCCCCTCTTGAAGTTAGCCAATATTCTTGTTGCCTTTTATTAATTTCCACTGTTATGGTTCCATCTTCATTTTCATAAATATCAAGGCAATTCCCACCGTCTTTCAGTTCCTAAATGGTTTCTTCCGCTGACTTTCCTGAAATATTGAGTGTTTTTTGAGATAGTTCTACTTTAACAATATCATCTTGGCTTTCTTCTTTCTGTCCAGAACTATCCTCAATTTTTAATTCTTTCTCCGTGCTTTTCCGCTGACCACATCCTACATTTGATATGCAAAGTACAAACGCCAGCAGTACTAGACCTATCCTATCTATCCACTTTTTTCTCATAAGTTAATCTCTCCCTATTTACTTGCCTCCCAATCAGAATTGTCGTATTCTAAATCAACATCACTATCTCCAGTTTTTACCAACTTTCCTGTGTCTGAATTATAAACATTGATTGTTACTTTCCAGCCTTCATTTTCTATTCCTGAAAACAATTGATATGATGCACATAGGAATTCAGCATATCTTACATAAACAATTGCTTTATCCGCAGGAAGTTCGAGATTATAATAAGCATCCACTTGGGTATAAGAATCATTATGCTCTAAACGATAGTTCTCATCATATTCTTTAAACTGTTCCTGTAACTCTTCCAATAATTCTCCTCGCGAAGTAATCCAATATTCTTGTTGTTCTTTGGTGATTTCTACTGTTACAGTTCCATCTTCATTTTTATAAACATCAAGACAATTCCCACCATCTTTAATTTCTTCTACTGTTTCCTCAGCTGTCTTTCCTGAAATGTTAATAAATTTGAGATCAAAATTCACCTTAATAATATCTTCTTCGTTCTTCTTGCTAACAACACTGTTCTTAACCTCTATATTTTCATCTTGTGTTTGACTATATCCACAACCTGAAATGCAAAGTGCAAGTACCAATATTAAAATACAACTGTTATTCATATATTTTCTTCTCATAATAACTCCTTACAACACACATAATCCCAAAGATGTTCCTCCTGTCGGTATCGCAAATATGAGGCCTCCTACAAACATGATTCCTCCTATTGCAAATACAACAGTCTCCCAATCATCATCCGTATTTTCAATCTTAGGTATCTCAACTACTTCTGGTTCATATACTGGAACTGGTGATGGAGTCCAACCATTATCATTGGTTTTCTCAATACCAATTGTAGAGGTAATAGTTCCTTTTCCAATTTCTGTTGCTACAGATTCCTCAAAAATTACTTTTTCAAAAGAAAATGATGTTTTTACAGTATATGTCGTATCTCCATCTGTATACGTTGCCATTCCTTCACAAGTACCATTAGCCCCAAATTTTATAGCACCTTTATCCGTCTCCGCAGAAACTTCTACATCTCCCCCCAATAACTCCCCACCAATTTCTATATTATCACCAATCTTACCAGAACCTGAAATCTCCTTAAGTTTCAGTCTCTGATCACTTATCACTAAATCAATGTCAATATCAGAATCATTATCATATTTTCCTGATACAGAATAATAGAGGGTTACATCCGGACCAATTGGAATTTCTATCT is a window from the Roseburia sp. 499 genome containing:
- a CDS encoding NYN domain-containing protein, which encodes MEEEKRYALLIDADNVSSKYIDIVTKEAQSFGNVTIRRIYGDWTSNLKNSWKECLLNNALSPIQQYSYTTRKNSSDAALIIDAMDILYTDNVDGFILVSSDSDFTKLAMRLRESGKHVVGMGESKTPTPFVRACEQFKTLDVLYENAVEQKKRPTPKYMPKRNRIKVVSSEPENVSEAPIAEPITNLKAIKATIFSLLDENSDEDGWMYLSELGNMIQKTYSDFDFRNYGYTKFGKMIESFPELQTRKDDSSNGITKIILVRKREEA
- a CDS encoding putative holin-like toxin; this translates as MFNTYEVLTLLFLFGGFIFELLEYIQKKGK
- a CDS encoding DUF6774 domain-containing protein, which gives rise to MTSCELVTFVSSLACAISKSCNKDELSVLATVFTQLGDSLETILAHEAVCMRDDSE